A genomic stretch from Komagataeibacter xylinus includes:
- a CDS encoding 4Fe-4S dicluster domain-containing protein: MLDMPPVGKAPRSAIEMSDRALIRHFPQLESVLSHTLDRRRMLRLLGLALASGGVAGCDPGTPDRGFVSAVRAAEGVVPGLPNVYATAHVRDGYAEGILVTHQMGRPIKVEGNPGHPSSLGATDVMAQALVYDFYDPDRATGPLHKGMPTSWPDLAAAMQKMRATAMTRRPDGTQAGEGLRILTGTVTSPTLGRTIEQVLAAFPGAVWHEWDAIGRENVTRGLGLAYGLPTSVIVDPAQADVLLALDSDLLDSAPGHLSHARAFAARRNPVNSTMNRLYAVEPTPSLTGVAADHRFIAAPAMMNEVIGRLSARILQNDAPSGGPDWLAPVVADLRAHPGRAFVHLGPDYPPEAQAAVLAMNEALGGRGQVFNVAESSLYQPAVPTGSLKTLMDDMERGAVQALLMLDVNPACQSPRFAAALKHVPTSIALSDRPHETSLAAHWHVPLAHAMEEWGDARGHDGTVALIQPQAMPLYGGMNALSALHACLGQPLRPAMDMVRGTWRDQFPSSRDWHDALAAGIITGTASRRVDAPLRQAAIRVASPAFPRTPAGPVLLLRPDPYLWDGRGASNPWLQELPRPLSKVVWDNPLLIPPDMAQAMNLHNGDRVTLTCGTTRAQLPVWIQPGQATGCVVGLLGWGRRHAGETGSNVGCDLYPFRDATGPVRIEAARGGSVAVASTEHHATLIDAAPSDVARRGTLAQFHDRPDFLAGTPEAQDTLYRREPDAPVAWGMSIDLNACIGCNACVTACQVENNIPVVGRDEVLRQREMHWLRIDRFYEGTEQAPDTFFQPMLCMHCEQAPCETVCPVGATTHDSEGLNVMVYNRCIGTKFCSNNCPYKVRRFNYFAFAATESRPAISRNPDVSVRARGVMEKCTFCVQRIAQARIAADRDGTGEHVVTACQAACPTQAISFGDINDPAAEVTRRKASPLTYAALPEQGTHPRVTYEGRILNRNPAIPS, encoded by the coding sequence ATGCTCGATATGCCACCGGTAGGGAAAGCGCCACGCAGCGCTATCGAAATGTCGGACAGGGCGCTCATCCGCCATTTTCCCCAGCTTGAATCCGTGCTGTCGCACACGCTGGACCGGCGGCGCATGCTCAGGCTGCTGGGGCTTGCGCTGGCCAGTGGCGGGGTGGCTGGCTGTGACCCCGGCACGCCTGACCGGGGTTTCGTCTCGGCCGTGCGCGCGGCGGAAGGTGTGGTGCCCGGTCTGCCCAATGTTTACGCCACGGCTCATGTGCGTGATGGTTATGCGGAGGGAATTCTGGTCACACACCAGATGGGGCGGCCGATCAAGGTAGAGGGCAATCCCGGCCACCCCAGCAGCCTGGGTGCCACTGATGTGATGGCCCAGGCGCTTGTGTACGATTTTTATGATCCCGACCGCGCCACGGGCCCGCTCCACAAAGGCATGCCGACCTCATGGCCGGATCTGGCCGCTGCCATGCAGAAGATGCGCGCAACTGCCATGACCCGGCGCCCTGATGGCACACAGGCGGGCGAGGGCCTGCGTATCCTGACCGGAACAGTCACCTCTCCCACGCTGGGCCGGACGATCGAGCAGGTTCTTGCCGCTTTTCCCGGCGCGGTATGGCATGAATGGGATGCGATCGGGCGTGAGAACGTAACACGGGGCCTTGGTCTGGCTTATGGCCTGCCGACCTCGGTTATTGTCGATCCGGCGCAGGCGGATGTGCTGCTCGCACTGGATAGTGACCTGCTCGATAGCGCACCGGGGCACCTGAGCCATGCCCGCGCCTTTGCCGCGCGCCGCAATCCGGTCAACAGCACCATGAACCGGCTTTATGCGGTGGAGCCCACACCGTCACTGACAGGCGTTGCGGCGGACCATCGCTTCATTGCAGCACCCGCCATGATGAATGAGGTGATCGGGCGCCTGTCGGCCCGGATTTTACAGAATGACGCGCCATCGGGCGGGCCTGACTGGCTTGCTCCCGTGGTGGCTGACCTGCGTGCCCACCCCGGCCGGGCTTTCGTGCACCTCGGCCCCGATTACCCGCCCGAAGCACAGGCTGCCGTACTGGCCATGAACGAAGCACTGGGCGGACGGGGGCAGGTGTTCAATGTTGCCGAATCCTCCCTGTACCAGCCCGCCGTTCCTACTGGCTCCCTGAAGACGTTGATGGATGATATGGAACGTGGTGCGGTTCAGGCGTTGCTGATGCTGGACGTAAACCCGGCCTGCCAGTCACCCCGCTTTGCCGCGGCACTGAAGCATGTGCCCACCAGCATTGCCCTGTCAGACCGCCCGCATGAGACTTCACTGGCCGCACACTGGCATGTGCCCCTTGCGCATGCGATGGAGGAATGGGGCGACGCACGCGGGCATGATGGCACCGTTGCCCTTATCCAGCCGCAGGCCATGCCACTTTATGGCGGGATGAACGCACTCAGCGCGCTCCATGCCTGCCTGGGCCAGCCCTTGCGCCCGGCCATGGACATGGTGCGCGGTACATGGCGCGACCAGTTTCCGTCATCGCGTGACTGGCATGATGCCCTTGCGGCCGGGATCATTACGGGAACGGCCTCACGACGGGTGGATGCCCCCCTGCGGCAGGCTGCGATACGCGTGGCGTCGCCTGCTTTTCCCCGCACGCCCGCAGGGCCTGTGCTGCTGCTGCGACCTGATCCTTACCTGTGGGATGGGCGCGGGGCCAGCAACCCATGGCTGCAGGAACTTCCGCGCCCTCTGAGCAAGGTGGTATGGGACAACCCGCTGCTGATCCCGCCAGATATGGCGCAGGCCATGAACCTGCATAATGGCGACAGGGTCACCCTGACCTGCGGCACAACCCGCGCGCAGCTACCCGTATGGATACAGCCGGGGCAGGCGACAGGCTGTGTGGTCGGGCTGCTGGGGTGGGGCCGCCGCCATGCAGGCGAGACGGGCAGCAACGTGGGCTGCGATCTTTATCCGTTCCGTGATGCAACTGGTCCTGTGCGGATCGAGGCAGCGCGCGGGGGCAGCGTGGCTGTTGCGAGCACGGAACATCACGCCACGCTTATTGATGCCGCCCCATCCGACGTGGCGCGGCGTGGCACGCTGGCACAGTTTCATGATCGCCCGGATTTCCTTGCAGGCACGCCAGAGGCACAGGACACGCTGTACCGCCGTGAACCCGATGCGCCGGTGGCCTGGGGCATGAGTATTGACCTCAATGCCTGTATTGGCTGCAACGCGTGTGTAACCGCCTGCCAGGTGGAAAACAACATCCCCGTGGTCGGCCGTGACGAGGTGCTGCGCCAGCGCGAGATGCACTGGCTGCGGATTGACCGTTTCTATGAAGGAACGGAGCAGGCGCCCGATACGTTCTTCCAGCCGATGCTCTGCATGCATTGCGAACAGGCTCCGTGCGAGACCGTCTGTCCGGTGGGAGCCACGACGCATGATTCTGAAGGCCTGAATGTCATGGTCTATAATCGGTGTATCGGCACGAAATTCTGCTCCAACAACTGCCCCTACAAGGTCAGGCGGTTCAATTATTTCGCTTTTGCTGCAACCGAAAGCAGGCCCGCTATCAGCCGCAACCCCGATGTTTCGGTCAGGGCGCGGGGTGTTATGGAAAAATGTACCTTCTGCGTGCAGCGCATTGCCCAGGCCCGCATTGCCGCCGATCGCGATGGAACAGGCGAGCATGTGGTCACCGCCTGTCAGGCCGCATGCCCCACACAGGCCATAAGCTTCGGGGATATCAACGACCCCGCAGCCGAAGTGACACGCCGCAAGGCCAGCCCGCTTACCTATGCCGCCCTGCCCGAACAGGGCACGCACCCGCGCGTGACCTATGAGGGGCGTATCCTCAACCGCAATCCGGCCATCCCGTCATGA
- a CDS encoding cytochrome c3 family protein, translated as MGAPFTPRANIIMTACLAAIACVVTSVCLLWFAWPYSDYERHVGWAVEQPVPFSHQHHVAGLGLDCRFCHSSVERSAQASLPPTFTCMTCHSQIWTNAAVLAAVRDSLLRNTPMTWQRVTNVPDYVYFNHSIHVAKGVGCESCHGNVAAMPLTYKARTLTMQFCVDCHRNPGPNLRPAENIFDMDWHRDPGTPGPAALMARYHLGRRNLTECSICHR; from the coding sequence ATGGGAGCACCGTTTACCCCCCGCGCCAATATCATCATGACGGCATGCCTCGCCGCCATTGCCTGTGTAGTTACAAGTGTGTGCCTGCTGTGGTTTGCATGGCCGTATTCCGATTATGAGCGGCATGTGGGCTGGGCTGTCGAACAGCCGGTTCCCTTCAGCCACCAGCATCATGTGGCAGGCCTGGGGCTTGATTGCCGCTTCTGCCACAGCAGCGTTGAACGCAGCGCGCAGGCCAGCCTGCCACCAACCTTTACCTGCATGACGTGCCATTCACAGATCTGGACGAATGCCGCAGTGCTCGCGGCTGTTCGCGACAGTTTGCTAAGGAACACTCCCATGACCTGGCAGCGCGTGACCAATGTGCCGGACTATGTCTATTTCAATCACAGCATTCATGTCGCCAAAGGGGTAGGCTGCGAAAGCTGTCACGGCAATGTTGCTGCCATGCCACTGACCTACAAGGCCAGGACACTCACGATGCAGTTCTGTGTGGACTGCCATCGCAACCCCGGTCCCAACCTGCGCCCGGCGGAAAACATATTCGACATGGACTGGCATCGCGATCCCGGTACACCGGGTCCAGCCGCCCTGATGGCACGGTACCATCTTGGCAGGCGCAACCTTACGGAATGCTCGATATGCCACCGGTAG
- a CDS encoding ferritin-like domain-containing protein: MGLFSKPIKTLDDLFVHTLQDIYYAENQIVKNLPTMAEEATEPELKAAFQHHLTETREHVRRLEQVFEMHGQSVKGVTCQAMDGIIAEAKDIISDCDDPEVRDAAMLSAAQAVEHYEITRYGSLIAYARQLGRTDCAAVLEQTLKEEKSADQKLTDIAGMSVNQHAAA, translated from the coding sequence ATGGGCCTGTTCTCAAAACCGATCAAAACCCTTGATGACCTGTTCGTGCATACCCTTCAGGACATCTATTACGCCGAAAACCAGATCGTGAAAAACCTGCCCACCATGGCGGAAGAGGCCACTGAACCGGAACTGAAGGCCGCGTTCCAGCATCATCTGACGGAAACACGCGAACACGTACGCAGGCTCGAGCAGGTTTTCGAGATGCATGGCCAGTCCGTCAAAGGTGTGACCTGTCAGGCAATGGATGGAATCATTGCCGAGGCGAAGGACATCATCAGCGATTGCGATGATCCCGAGGTCCGTGACGCCGCCATGCTCTCGGCTGCCCAGGCTGTCGAGCATTATGAAATAACCCGTTACGGAAGCCTCATTGCCTATGCCCGGCAACTTGGCCGCACCGACTGCGCGGCTGTTCTGGAACAGACACTTAAAGAAGAAAAATCCGCCGATCAGAAGTTGACGGACATTGCCGGGATGAGTGTAAACCAGCATGCCGCTGCCTGA
- a CDS encoding cytochrome ubiquinol oxidase subunit I: MVSTATALLLARFQFAFTVGFHIVFPAFSIGLAAYLAVLEGTWLKTGRQVYLDLYQYWLKVFSIVFAMGVVSGLVMSYEFGTNWSVFSRKAGPITGVLLSYEVMTAFFLEAGFLGVMLFGMNKVGRGLHFAATCLVSLGTLISMTWILASNSWMQTPRGYTIEPGTGRFLPADWLAIIFNPSFPFRLLHMGLAAFLSVAFVVGATAAGHMLAARRRGEQASEPVRVMFSMAMWMATIIAPLQLVAGDMHGLNTLEHQPAKIAAMEGDWTSEDHAPELLLGIPNMKTEHTDYAVGIPLLGSLILTHSLDGKVPGMKDFPAQDRPPSYIIFFTFRIMVALGMAMIGMGLWSLILRRRGRIYDSAALHRAAVVMAPVGFVALLCGWVTTEVGRQPWTVYGLLRTENSVSPLMLPSMALTMTAFVVVYFFVFGSGLILLVRMLRHAPQTGEQGPTTENSASVLGARSHPHELPGHDTPHGSGPA; this comes from the coding sequence ATGGTGTCCACCGCGACAGCCCTCCTGCTAGCCAGATTTCAGTTTGCCTTTACGGTAGGGTTTCATATCGTTTTCCCCGCTTTTTCCATCGGGCTTGCAGCCTATCTGGCCGTGCTGGAAGGCACATGGCTGAAAACAGGCCGGCAGGTCTATCTCGATCTCTATCAATACTGGCTCAAGGTCTTTTCCATCGTCTTTGCCATGGGCGTCGTATCCGGGTTGGTCATGTCGTATGAATTCGGCACGAACTGGTCGGTCTTTTCACGCAAGGCCGGGCCAATTACCGGTGTGCTCCTGTCATACGAGGTGATGACGGCCTTTTTCCTCGAGGCCGGTTTTCTGGGTGTCATGCTGTTCGGCATGAACAAGGTGGGGCGCGGGCTGCATTTTGCGGCAACGTGCCTTGTCTCGCTTGGCACACTCATTTCCATGACATGGATCCTCGCCTCCAATTCATGGATGCAGACCCCGCGCGGCTATACGATCGAGCCGGGCACGGGCCGTTTCCTGCCGGCGGACTGGCTTGCCATCATCTTCAATCCCTCCTTCCCCTTCCGGCTGCTGCACATGGGGCTTGCGGCCTTCCTGTCGGTGGCCTTTGTGGTGGGTGCAACGGCTGCGGGGCATATGCTTGCCGCCCGCAGGCGGGGCGAGCAGGCCAGCGAGCCGGTGCGGGTCATGTTTTCCATGGCAATGTGGATGGCGACCATCATAGCCCCCCTGCAACTTGTTGCAGGCGACATGCATGGCCTGAACACCCTTGAGCACCAGCCCGCCAAAATCGCTGCTATGGAGGGGGACTGGACATCGGAAGACCATGCGCCAGAACTGCTGCTCGGCATTCCCAACATGAAGACGGAACATACGGATTATGCCGTGGGCATTCCGCTGCTCGGCTCCCTCATCCTGACCCACAGCCTTGATGGCAAAGTGCCGGGAATGAAGGATTTCCCGGCACAGGACCGGCCGCCTTCCTATATCATCTTCTTTACCTTCCGCATCATGGTGGCCCTTGGCATGGCCATGATCGGCATGGGGCTGTGGTCGCTCATCCTGCGGCGGCGGGGGCGGATCTATGACAGTGCAGCCCTGCACCGTGCGGCTGTCGTCATGGCGCCGGTGGGTTTTGTGGCGCTGCTGTGCGGCTGGGTTACGACCGAGGTCGGGCGGCAGCCCTGGACTGTCTATGGCCTGCTGCGCACAGAGAACAGTGTCTCCCCCCTTATGCTGCCCAGCATGGCCCTGACCATGACGGCATTCGTGGTGGTGTATTTCTTTGTATTCGGCTCCGGGCTGATCCTGCTTGTGCGCATGCTGCGCCATGCACCGCAGACCGGCGAGCAGGGCCCCACTACGGAAAATTCAGCCTCCGTGCTGGGTGCGCGCTCCCACCCGCACGAACTGCCGGGCCACGATACGCCACATGGTTCCGGCCCGGCCTGA
- the cydB gene encoding cytochrome d ubiquinol oxidase subunit II, whose product MDGAAYWLPVIWGVILAAAIMIYIVLDGFDLGIGILFAFERRRDSRDIMVNTIAPVWDGNETWMVFGGAVLYGVFPGAYSTLLPALYLPVVTMLLALIFRGVAFEFRVLTRIGAGSRSAFWDFGFMAGSVIAAFCQGAIVGGVIQGVSTTEGSFSGGPVDWLTPFSVLCGMSVVLGYALLGACWLIWRTEGALQQHCRVWAFPLALALLACIVAVSIWTTQLHAPYLRRWIAWPNILIVAPVPILVGVLTAIFMWGLRNRHHITPFLCTLGLFFLSFSGLGITVWPHAVPPGLTLWDVSSPPSSQAFELVGTAILLPVILAYTVYSYRVFRGKVTADDSYH is encoded by the coding sequence ATGGACGGCGCAGCATACTGGCTACCTGTAATCTGGGGCGTGATCCTGGCGGCCGCGATCATGATCTATATCGTGCTCGACGGGTTTGACCTTGGCATCGGCATCCTGTTTGCCTTTGAGCGCAGGCGCGACAGCCGTGACATCATGGTCAACACCATTGCCCCGGTATGGGATGGGAACGAAACCTGGATGGTTTTTGGGGGAGCCGTGCTGTACGGGGTCTTTCCGGGGGCCTATTCCACCCTGCTGCCTGCCCTTTACCTGCCGGTCGTGACCATGCTGCTGGCCCTTATCTTCAGGGGGGTCGCGTTTGAATTCCGCGTCCTGACCCGTATCGGCGCAGGTAGCCGCTCAGCCTTCTGGGACTTCGGGTTCATGGCGGGTTCGGTCATTGCCGCGTTCTGTCAGGGGGCGATCGTGGGGGGCGTGATACAGGGCGTATCCACCACCGAAGGTTCTTTTTCCGGTGGCCCGGTAGACTGGCTGACCCCGTTCAGCGTGCTGTGCGGCATGTCAGTCGTGCTGGGCTATGCGCTGCTGGGGGCCTGCTGGCTGATCTGGCGCACGGAAGGCGCACTGCAGCAGCATTGCCGCGTTTGGGCGTTTCCCCTGGCACTGGCGCTACTGGCCTGTATCGTGGCCGTAAGCATATGGACCACACAACTGCACGCCCCTTACCTGCGGCGCTGGATTGCGTGGCCCAATATCCTGATCGTGGCGCCGGTGCCCATTCTGGTTGGTGTGCTGACAGCCATTTTCATGTGGGGATTACGCAACCGGCACCACATCACGCCCTTTTTGTGCACGCTGGGGCTGTTCTTCCTGTCGTTTTCCGGGCTGGGCATTACGGTATGGCCCCATGCCGTGCCGCCGGGGCTGACATTGTGGGATGTGTCCTCTCCGCCATCGAGCCAGGCATTTGAACTGGTGGGAACAGCCATCCTGCTGCCTGTCATCCTTGCCTACACGGTTTATTCCTACCGGGTGTTCCGTGGCAAGGTCACGGCAGATGACAGCTATCACTGA
- a CDS encoding MDR family MFS transporter: protein MQSSSVAETASAYSPSTRRLVFIGLILTMIMGALDQSIVSTALPTIVSDLGGLAHMSWVVTAFMLTSTIATPMYGKLSDMFGRRPLLAFSIGSFLGASLLCGIAQDMWQLIVFRGLQGVGAGGLMTLSQTVIGDMVSPQQRGRYQGLFTGAFAVSSVAGPFLGGVLTGALSWRWVFLVNLPIGLLAFGLIMLSLPAGRTEARPRIDYPGAALLSMATAGFLLLFNALGTTLAWTSPLTFLLLGGATLLFVAFIWQERRAPEPLISLDLLRIPTFSICVAATGIMSFAMMGSMIFLPLYYQLVLGETPAASGLMMLPQVGTMMISSVLGGYVSSRTQRYTLLLCVGVGIEFTALTLIAVCAHHGAPALFFLLSLGCLGVGMGIGMPNATVMIQNAVPTGSLGIATAMMSFIRALGGSLGVALSGGVMALTLQNRLQVLPEKIDVPEFLEKGMAAIQTLSPATHGDVTQAYKGAISASLSVSSSFMFLAFVLVVGLMVRQAASRNRTGSE, encoded by the coding sequence GTGCAGTCATCTTCCGTGGCAGAGACGGCATCTGCCTATAGCCCTTCGACACGCCGGCTGGTTTTCATCGGCCTTATCCTGACCATGATCATGGGCGCGCTCGACCAGAGCATCGTCTCGACTGCGTTACCCACGATTGTCAGCGACCTTGGTGGCCTGGCGCATATGTCGTGGGTTGTTACGGCGTTCATGCTCACCTCCACAATCGCTACGCCAATGTATGGCAAACTGTCCGACATGTTCGGCAGGCGACCGTTGCTGGCGTTCAGCATAGGCTCGTTTCTTGGCGCCTCGCTGCTCTGCGGCATTGCGCAGGACATGTGGCAGCTGATTGTGTTCCGCGGCCTTCAGGGCGTGGGCGCAGGCGGCCTGATGACACTGTCGCAGACAGTGATTGGCGACATGGTATCCCCCCAGCAGCGCGGGCGTTATCAGGGGCTGTTTACCGGAGCCTTTGCGGTCAGCAGTGTCGCGGGGCCCTTTCTGGGCGGTGTGCTGACAGGTGCGCTGTCCTGGCGATGGGTCTTTCTTGTCAATCTGCCGATCGGGCTTCTCGCGTTCGGGCTGATCATGCTGAGCCTGCCTGCTGGCCGGACCGAGGCAAGGCCCCGCATCGATTATCCCGGCGCGGCCCTTCTGAGCATGGCCACGGCAGGATTCCTGCTGCTGTTCAACGCCCTTGGCACCACTCTGGCATGGACATCGCCGCTCACATTTCTCCTTCTCGGGGGCGCGACGCTTCTGTTTGTTGCGTTCATCTGGCAGGAGCGACGGGCGCCCGAGCCGCTCATCAGTCTGGACCTGCTGCGTATTCCGACTTTTTCCATATGCGTCGCCGCGACCGGGATAATGTCTTTTGCCATGATGGGGTCAATGATCTTCCTGCCCCTTTATTATCAGCTTGTTCTTGGTGAGACGCCAGCGGCATCGGGACTGATGATGCTGCCGCAGGTGGGCACGATGATGATCAGTTCGGTGCTGGGCGGATATGTTTCATCCAGAACGCAACGCTACACGCTCCTGCTCTGTGTTGGTGTTGGTATCGAATTCACGGCACTTACCCTGATTGCGGTCTGTGCCCATCATGGCGCGCCTGCCTTGTTCTTCCTGCTCAGTCTGGGATGTCTTGGCGTGGGCATGGGAATTGGCATGCCCAATGCGACGGTCATGATCCAGAATGCCGTGCCCACGGGTTCACTCGGTATCGCCACGGCCATGATGTCCTTCATCCGTGCGCTTGGCGGCTCGCTTGGCGTGGCGCTTTCGGGCGGCGTGATGGCGCTGACCCTGCAGAACCGGCTTCAGGTCCTGCCAGAAAAAATCGACGTGCCCGAATTTCTGGAAAAAGGCATGGCCGCGATCCAGACGCTTTCCCCCGCCACGCATGGAGACGTAACGCAGGCCTACAAAGGCGCGATCAGTGCCAGCCTGAGCGTGAGCAGCAGCTTCATGTTCCTCGCGTTCGTGCTGGTTGTCGGGTTAATGGTGCGTCAGGCCGCTTCGCGGAACAGGACGGGGAGCGAATAG
- a CDS encoding DUF72 domain-containing protein translates to MSIRVGIAGWSSFSPMAKALQLPVTGTQLERYASYFSTVEINTSFYRPHRRTTYMRWAASVPPAFRFSVKLPRTITHERRLVDCQALIDRFAEETDGLGEKRGPVLVQFPPSFAYSGDIAVRFFHDLRGRFSGPIVVEPRHESWFQPAIDHMLAGLQISRVAADPARPAPAAQPGGWSGLAYFRLHGTPDIYKSRYTQAAVKAHAEVIAALAARGTEVWTIYDNTAYGAAVQNGFELMKACAGGIGK, encoded by the coding sequence ATGTCCATTCGGGTCGGTATTGCGGGCTGGTCGTCCTTTTCACCGATGGCTAAAGCGTTGCAGCTACCCGTTACCGGCACACAACTTGAACGGTATGCTTCTTATTTCTCGACAGTCGAGATCAATACCAGCTTCTATCGCCCGCACCGCCGCACGACTTATATGCGCTGGGCAGCCAGCGTGCCGCCTGCGTTCCGCTTCTCGGTTAAATTGCCCCGAACCATCACGCATGAGCGCCGTCTGGTTGACTGTCAGGCGCTGATCGACCGCTTTGCCGAGGAAACGGATGGCCTTGGTGAAAAACGCGGCCCCGTTCTGGTTCAGTTTCCCCCCAGTTTTGCCTATTCCGGGGATATTGCCGTGCGTTTCTTCCATGATCTGCGGGGCAGGTTTTCCGGGCCCATCGTTGTGGAACCCAGACATGAAAGCTGGTTCCAGCCAGCGATAGACCATATGCTGGCAGGGCTGCAGATATCACGCGTCGCAGCGGATCCCGCCCGCCCGGCCCCAGCGGCACAACCGGGCGGCTGGAGCGGGCTTGCCTATTTCCGGCTGCATGGCACCCCGGACATCTATAAGTCACGTTATACGCAGGCAGCCGTAAAGGCCCATGCAGAAGTCATTGCCGCACTTGCCGCACGTGGCACCGAGGTCTGGACGATTTATGACAACACCGCATATGGGGCCGCCGTGCAGAACGGGTTTGAACTCATGAAAGCCTGCGCTGGCGGTATCGGAAAATAA
- a CDS encoding alpha/beta hydrolase, whose product MTTLGLVDAEQRDKVALFPSFGPGRGDLEAFRHDLVKGTTALLKSGSVDYEARLVPGPDGAPDVRVIMFRPSENRGAMPAILYVHGGGMIAGTPDMQAGMLARLAAQTEALIVSVDYRLAPETPFPGGLEDVYAALVWLHGHAATLGIDPDRVMVMGDSGGGCLAAATALLARDRGKVRLRAQVLIYPMLDLRTGGVDAPCDDPMTGEFVWTRAQNQHAWSAVRGELAADDPRFGYLSPAFMRDLSGLPATFIVTGALDLFRDEDVAFAHRLWQAGVPTDLIVYANAVHGFDLLPSALAERVRHDVVQNIRRLL is encoded by the coding sequence ATGACTACCCTTGGTCTGGTCGACGCAGAGCAGCGTGACAAGGTGGCTTTGTTTCCATCCTTTGGTCCCGGGCGGGGCGATCTTGAGGCATTCCGCCATGATCTGGTGAAGGGAACAACGGCTCTCCTGAAATCCGGATCGGTCGATTACGAGGCACGATTGGTTCCGGGGCCGGATGGGGCGCCCGATGTTCGGGTCATCATGTTCCGGCCGTCAGAAAATAGGGGAGCGATGCCGGCCATTCTCTATGTCCATGGCGGTGGCATGATTGCGGGCACGCCCGACATGCAGGCCGGCATGCTCGCCCGGCTGGCAGCGCAGACAGAGGCCCTGATCGTCTCGGTTGATTACCGGCTTGCACCCGAGACGCCTTTCCCCGGTGGGCTGGAAGATGTCTATGCCGCTCTGGTGTGGCTGCACGGCCATGCAGCCACACTGGGTATTGATCCTGATCGCGTCATGGTCATGGGCGATAGTGGAGGAGGGTGCCTGGCGGCTGCCACGGCCCTTCTGGCCCGTGATCGTGGCAAGGTAAGACTGCGCGCGCAGGTCCTGATCTACCCGATGCTGGACCTGCGTACAGGCGGGGTGGATGCCCCTTGCGATGATCCCATGACAGGGGAATTCGTATGGACGCGCGCCCAGAACCAGCACGCATGGTCTGCCGTGCGGGGAGAGCTGGCGGCTGATGATCCGCGATTTGGTTATCTGTCGCCTGCTTTCATGCGCGACCTGTCCGGGTTGCCAGCAACGTTCATCGTTACTGGCGCGCTGGACCTGTTTCGTGATGAAGATGTGGCCTTTGCCCATCGCCTGTGGCAGGCGGGCGTGCCGACCGACCTCATTGTCTATGCAAATGCGGTGCATGGCTTCGACCTGTTGCCCTCTGCCCTTGCCGAGCGTGTCCGCCATGATGTGGTGCAAAATATACGTCGCCTGCTGTGA